The stretch of DNA GAAATAAAAACCTTTATAATATTATTCTTATTAAAATTTAATTTAGATAGTAGCCTACCATTTGAGAAACTGTATTCAGCCTCATTACTATTTTTCAACATAACATTATTAATGCATGAACTGCAAAATATAATAATAAATAATATAAATTTTAACCTATTTTTTATTAATTTCATTAAATGTAATTAAAATAAAAAATCTATTTTCTTTATCAATAGTTTTATATATAATGTATACAATGAGTGAAGTTGAGCTTTTAAATAAGTATGAATTAAATAATATAATTGAAAAAATAGTAAAATATGTGATTAATACTATAAATAAAGAGAATAATATAGATAGTGTCGCGGTTATCGGTATTAAAACAAGAGGGGCAATACTTGCTGATAGAATAAAGAATATAACAAAAAGAGATTTTAACATTGAGTTAGATACTGGCTATATTGATATCACACTATACAGAGATGATTTTACAGAATTAACTAAACTACCAGTTATGCATCAAACAGAAATAGATTTTGATGTTGATGGCAGAAAAATTATACTTGTTGATGATGTTATATTTACAGGAAGAACAGTTAGATCAGCATTAGATGCTATTATTGACTTAGGTAGACCAAAAAAAATATATTTAGCAGTTATAGTTGATAAAAACCATAGAGAGCTTCCCATACAACCGGATTTTACAGGTAAATTTTTTAAAACTGATATAAATGACATAATAAATGTTAAATTGGAAGAGATTGATAGTATAGATTCTGTTACACTATCAAAAAGATAATATTTATGGAATTTAGACACAAAGATTTATTAAGCTTAAAACAACTGAGTAAGGATGAAATACTATATATTTTAGAACTATCTAAATATATGAAGGAAATAAATGACAGAAAGATAAAAAAAGTACCAACACTGAAAGGTAAAACAGTAGTAAATGCTTTCTTTGAGCCCTCTACAAGAACAAGAACCTCCTTTGAAATTGCAGCAAAAAGACTATCAGCTGATACAATAAATTTTACTTCAACAATTAGTAGTACAACAAAGGGTGAAACTTTACTTGATACAATCCGTAATATTGAGAGAATGAAAACGGATTTTTTCGTTATAAGACATAAATATTCTGGTGCACCAGAATTTATTGCTAACAACATCAATTCACACGTTATAAATGCCGGAGATGGAATTAATGAGCATCCCACACAAGCTTTATTAGATTTATTCACTATTAAAGAAAGTAAGAAGTCTTTTGATGGTTTAAATGTCTCAATAATTGGTGATATAACACATAGCAGAGTAGCTAGATCTAATATATGGGCAATGCAGAAATTAGGTTGCAATATAACCTTATTTGGACCTCAAACCGTAATTCCGCCATTTATGGAGGATTTCAATTGCAAAATTGCCAGTA from Deferribacterota bacterium encodes:
- the pyrR gene encoding bifunctional pyr operon transcriptional regulator/uracil phosphoribosyltransferase PyrR; translation: MSEVELLNKYELNNIIEKIVKYVINTINKENNIDSVAVIGIKTRGAILADRIKNITKRDFNIELDTGYIDITLYRDDFTELTKLPVMHQTEIDFDVDGRKIILVDDVIFTGRTVRSALDAIIDLGRPKKIYLAVIVDKNHRELPIQPDFTGKFFKTDINDIINVKLEEIDSIDSVTLSKR
- a CDS encoding aspartate carbamoyltransferase catalytic subunit; this encodes MEFRHKDLLSLKQLSKDEILYILELSKYMKEINDRKIKKVPTLKGKTVVNAFFEPSTRTRTSFEIAAKRLSADTINFTSTISSTTKGETLLDTIRNIERMKTDFFVIRHKYSGAPEFIANNINSHVINAGDGINEHPTQALLDLFTIKESKKSFDGLNVSIIGDITHSRVARSNIWAMQKLGCNITLFGPQTVIPPFMEDFNCKIASSIKDALLDAEVIIMLRIQLERQSKILIPSLREYSLFFGLNEFNKEFLKREVIVMHPGPINRGVELSSSIADGKHSTILNQVENGIAVRMAILYLLNLGKAK